A region of Spodoptera frugiperda isolate SF20-4 chromosome 26, AGI-APGP_CSIRO_Sfru_2.0, whole genome shotgun sequence DNA encodes the following proteins:
- the LOC118263991 gene encoding uncharacterized protein LOC118263991 isoform X1: MFVFVTTLEVILFSILPSVYGLRLTRSGARYNVTGARRRASLLKVFAMWYTWTTLLLVSSALVRAEPGTEGPAPAPVATTRPPPRTLDRQAAELAWKSWLQSPESNNQNAPPRRITTKSLFITPLNCPEGQRLDRNGCVQVVTVNKDEHERILLEHLNAWFVTSAPGGDVLYDYGDADPGPLQLSIPIGLDPQAAPLQGQEPSSQAQELQPNYMKVDKKDTSKADGDVSIEAELELLKLQNTLNPNNTAVIDSAYLVNQNILSHNYPDKPKRDSSSVNVTETGSPSNITDEGQKELVYGHVNVDPILYNTEKQNQTDSTDLESSSLTEIENNATSVNEAQINLSNLTSAKTERTNSSTNILKKDGDQSKLSPENDYSDIGEAIKLISRYADVTTDDNFTKEQNNLMKEDSILGTRTKLQYRRNRPKDQNRESAHSAPVHTPLEMAYSDKTATHNVFLPKYEVYYRYPWQSQHSPTPPPDYPFRHLQDYWPGGRNQVGGVYNTHENPRRHHHSYPHNFRLHNYPHAGYAGVPPAYPEQLKGYIHRAVQHHADPTRAHTNNQDLYSLLGLRHWFSSEGTSKR, from the exons GGCTGCGGCTGACGAGATCGGGCGCCCGTTATAATGTGACCGGCGCACGACGACGCGCGTCTCTCCTCAAG GTGTTTGCGATGTGGTATACGTGGACGACGTTACTGCTGGTGTCGAGTGCACTAGTAAGGGCGGAGCCCGGAACGGAGGGGCCGGCGCCGGCGCCTGTGGCGACCACCCGCCCACCGCCACGCACCCTCGACCGACAAGCCGCTGAACTTGCGTGGAAATCCTGGCTCCAAAGCCCTGAAAGCAACAATCAAAATGCCCCACCACGAAGAATAACCACCAAGTCTCTGTTTATAACGCCTCTTAATTGTCCTGAAGGACAGAGACTCGATAGAAATGGCTGTGTTCAG GTGGTGACAGTAAACAAAGATGAACACGAACGTATCCTACTGGAGCATCTGAACGCTTGGTTTGTGACTTCGGCTCCTGGTGGAGACGTACTCTACGACTATGGCGATGCTGACCCTGGGCCACTGCAACTTTCTATACCAATTGGTTTAGATCCACAAGCAGCACCACTTCAAGGCCAAGAGCCATCTTCACAG GCTCAAGAACTACAACCAAACTATATGAAAGTTGACAAGAAAGATACGAGTAAAGCAGATGGTGACGTCAGCATAGAAGCTGAATTAGaacttttaaaacttcaaaatacATTGAATCCAAACAACACGGCAGTCATTGATAGTGCGTATTTGGTAAATCAGAATATTCTGTCACACAATTATCCTGACAAGCCCAAACGTGATAGTTCAAGCGTCAATGTAACGGAAACTGGATCGCCAAGCAATATTACCGATGAAGGACAAAAAGAATTAGTTTATGGACACGTCAACGTTGACCCCATTCTTTATAATacagaaaaacaaaatcaaacagATTCTACAGATTTAGAATCGAGCAGCTTAACAGAGATTGAAAATAATGCAACTTCTGTTAATGAAGCTCAAATAAACTTGTCTAATTTAACAAGTGCAAAAACTGAGCGCACTAATTCAAgcacaaatattttgaaaaaagatGGAGATCAAAGCAAACTCAGCCCCGAAAATGACTATTCAGATATCGGCGAAGCTATCAAATTAATAAGTCGATATGCCGATGTCACTACTGATGACAACTTTACcaaagaacaaaataatttaatgaaagaGGACAGCATTCTGGGTACCCGTACTAAGCTTCAGTATCGTCGAAATAGGCCAAAAGATCAGAATAGGGAATCAGCACATTCCGCGCCTGTTCATACACCGCTTGAAATGGCGTACAGTGATAAAACCGCAACGCATAATGTGTTCCTCCCAAAATATGAGGTTTACTACAGATATCCCTGGCAAAGCCAACATTCTCCGACGCCTCCACCAGATTATCCGTTCCGGCATTTACAGGATTACTGGCCTGGTGGGCGAAATCAAGTAGGTGGTGTGTACAATACCCACGAGAACCCTCGGCGCCATCATCATTCGTATCCACACAACTTTCGGCTACACAACTACCCACATGCGGGATACGCGGGCGTACCTCCAGCATACCCAGAGCAACTAAAGGGATATATTCATCGTGCAGTCCAACACCATGCCGACCCAACGCGAGCTCACACAAACAACCAGGACCTCTACAGCCTCCTTGGCCTCAGACATTGGTTCAGTAGTGAAGGGACATCAAAAAGATAG
- the LOC118263994 gene encoding glucose-induced degradation protein 4 homolog isoform X2, translated as MPVKVDITPPPPANSKQPGVTKSLLYNGSKFQGHQKSKGNSYEVEVVLQHVDEENSYLCGYLKIKGLTEEFPTLTTFFDGEIISAKYPFLTRKWDADEDVDRKHWSKFDLFVPYLKTFNSDSFDYDSLEKADYVFMRWKEHFLVPDHTIKDINGASFAGFYYICFHKSAATIEGYYYHRSSEWYQSLTLSHVPEHSIQIYEFR; from the exons ATGCCCGTAAAAGTTGATATAACTCCACCGCCTCCAGCAAATTCCAAACAGCCTGGAGTGACAAAGTCCCTGCTATATAACGGATCCAAATTTCAAGGGCACCAGAAAAGCAAAGGTAACTCTTATGAAGTCGAAGTGGTTTTGCAG CATGTAGATGAAGAAAATTCTTACCTTTGcgggtatttaaaaataaaaggtttaacAGAAGAATTTCCCAcattgacaacattttttgaTGGAGAAATTATATCTGCTAAATATCCTTTTCTCACAAGAAAGTGGGATGCTGATGAAGATGTTGACAGAAAGCATTGG aGCAAATTTGATTTGTTTGTACCCTACTTAAAGACATTCAATTCGGATTCGTTTGATTATGACTCTCTCGAAAAGGCTGACTATGTGTTTATGAGGTGGAAAGAACACTTTTTAGTGCCAGATCATACAATAAAGGATATAAATGGTGCTTCATTTGCTGGTTTTTACTATATATGCTTCCATAAGTCTGCAGCTACAATAGAAGGCTATTATTACCATCGAAGTTCTGAATG GTATCAATCTTTGACATTAAGCCATGTACCGGAACACAGCATCCAAATTTATGAGTTTAGATGA